A DNA window from Clostridia bacterium contains the following coding sequences:
- the clpB gene encoding ATP-dependent chaperone ClpB: MDINKLTEKAQEAVLEAQSLAVKHNHQTIEGEHLHFAIISQSEGLISKLLTKMNVPFDFYYKDISDLLEKIPKVYGATTASPYVSRKFEEIFVKAEEEAKKFQDDYISVEHIFLALIDETNSPSSKIIKKFGITRDKFLRELSTVRSNQRITNQNPEETYEALKKFGRDLVEDARRGKLDPVIGRDDEIRRIIRILSRRTKNNPVLIGEPGVGKTAAVEGLAQRIMKGDVPEGLKDKTIFSLDMGALIAGAKFRGEFEERLKAVLKEIEKSNGRIILFIDEIHNIVGAGKAEGAMDAGNLLKPMLARGELHCIGATTLDEYRKHIEKDAALERRFQPVLIDAPNVEDTISILRGLKEKFEIHHGVRIKDNALISAAVLSNRYISDRFLPDKAIDLIDEAAAMLRTEIDSMPGELDEIMRRIMQLEIEREALRKESDKQSEERLEVLNRELSELKSSGDSMKAQWELEKGNIKNIREIKRQIEEAKAEIEKAELKYDLNRVAELKYGRLIELEKQLNSEKSKLEKMQSMGQLLKEEVTEEEISEIVSMWTGIPVKRLMENEREKLLRLDEILHNRVVGQEEAVSAVADAVIRARSGLKDPKRPIGSFIFQGPTGVGKTELAKALAEALFDSEDNIIRIDMSEYMEKHTVARLIGAPPGYVGYDEGGQLTEAVRRKPFSVLLFDEIEKAHHDVFNIFLQILDEGRLTDSQGRTVDFKNTVIIMTSNIGSMFLLEGVDKDGELKAEAEKAVNEELRRHFRPEFLNRVDDIVFFKPLLKNQIRKIVDLLFEQVAVRLKDRNIQITLSDTAKDYIMDNSYDPIYGARPLKRFIQKKMETSIGRALIAGEITDGDNILVDAVENDLKFKKLNS, encoded by the coding sequence ATGGATATAAATAAACTTACAGAGAAGGCTCAGGAAGCGGTTCTCGAAGCACAGAGCCTGGCTGTTAAGCATAATCACCAGACTATTGAAGGAGAGCATTTGCATTTTGCAATAATTTCGCAGAGTGAAGGTTTGATTTCAAAGCTGCTTACGAAAATGAATGTGCCCTTTGATTTCTATTATAAAGACATTTCTGACCTGCTTGAAAAGATCCCAAAGGTTTATGGAGCCACAACTGCCTCTCCTTATGTTTCCAGAAAATTTGAAGAGATATTCGTAAAGGCAGAGGAAGAAGCAAAAAAGTTTCAGGATGATTATATAAGCGTAGAGCATATATTTTTGGCGTTGATAGATGAAACAAATTCGCCCTCTTCAAAAATAATAAAAAAGTTCGGAATAACAAGGGATAAATTTTTAAGGGAGCTTTCTACGGTGAGAAGCAACCAGAGAATTACCAACCAGAACCCGGAAGAAACCTATGAAGCACTGAAAAAGTTTGGTCGTGACCTGGTGGAGGATGCGCGCAGGGGAAAGCTTGACCCGGTAATAGGCAGGGACGATGAAATAAGAAGAATAATCAGGATACTGTCCAGGAGAACCAAAAACAATCCGGTACTCATTGGAGAGCCGGGTGTAGGCAAAACAGCCGCAGTAGAAGGCTTGGCACAAAGAATTATGAAGGGGGATGTGCCTGAGGGTCTGAAGGACAAGACAATATTTTCACTTGATATGGGCGCGCTTATTGCAGGAGCTAAGTTTAGGGGAGAGTTTGAGGAAAGGCTCAAGGCTGTTCTGAAGGAGATAGAAAAGTCAAACGGCAGGATTATTCTTTTTATTGATGAGATTCACAATATAGTAGGAGCAGGGAAGGCAGAAGGGGCAATGGATGCAGGCAACCTGCTAAAACCAATGCTTGCCAGAGGTGAACTGCACTGTATAGGGGCCACTACCCTGGATGAATACAGAAAGCATATAGAAAAGGACGCAGCGCTTGAGAGAAGGTTCCAACCGGTTCTCATTGATGCCCCAAATGTTGAGGACACAATATCCATACTCAGAGGACTCAAGGAGAAGTTTGAAATACATCACGGAGTGAGGATCAAGGATAATGCGTTGATATCAGCCGCGGTGCTTTCTAACAGGTATATAAGCGACAGGTTTCTGCCTGATAAGGCGATTGACCTTATAGATGAGGCGGCTGCGATGCTGCGAACTGAAATAGACAGCATGCCTGGTGAGCTTGACGAGATAATGAGAAGAATAATGCAGCTGGAAATAGAGAGAGAAGCTCTGAGGAAAGAGAGCGACAAGCAGTCTGAGGAAAGGCTGGAGGTTTTGAACAGGGAGCTTTCAGAGCTTAAGTCCAGCGGGGATTCTATGAAAGCTCAGTGGGAGCTTGAAAAGGGCAATATAAAGAATATACGCGAAATAAAAAGGCAGATAGAAGAAGCAAAAGCAGAGATAGAGAAAGCGGAGCTGAAGTATGACCTCAACAGGGTAGCCGAGTTAAAATACGGCAGGCTCATTGAATTAGAAAAACAGCTTAATTCCGAAAAGTCAAAGCTGGAAAAGATGCAGAGCATGGGGCAGCTTCTTAAGGAAGAGGTTACAGAAGAAGAGATATCAGAGATAGTCTCCATGTGGACAGGAATACCTGTGAAAAGGCTTATGGAGAACGAAAGGGAAAAGCTGTTGAGATTGGATGAAATTCTCCATAATAGAGTTGTAGGTCAGGAGGAAGCGGTTTCAGCCGTAGCTGATGCAGTAATAAGGGCGAGAAGTGGCTTAAAGGATCCTAAAAGGCCTATCGGCTCCTTCATATTTCAAGGTCCCACAGGCGTGGGAAAGACGGAGTTGGCTAAAGCCTTGGCGGAGGCGCTTTTTGACAGTGAGGACAATATTATAAGGATAGATATGTCTGAATATATGGAAAAGCATACTGTTGCAAGACTAATAGGCGCGCCTCCAGGTTATGTGGGCTACGATGAGGGAGGACAGCTTACAGAAGCAGTCAGAAGGAAGCCTTTCTCGGTATTGCTGTTTGATGAAATTGAGAAGGCACACCATGATGTGTTCAACATATTCTTGCAGATACTTGATGAAGGAAGGCTGACAGACAGCCAGGGCAGGACTGTGGATTTTAAGAACACAGTAATAATCATGACATCGAATATTGGAAGCATGTTTCTTCTTGAAGGGGTAGACAAAGACGGAGAGCTGAAGGCGGAAGCGGAGAAGGCCGTAAATGAGGAGCTCAGAAGACATTTTAGACCGGAGTTCCTAAATAGAGTAGATGACATCGTATTCTTCAAACCACTGCTGAAGAATCAGATCAGGAAAATAGTTGATTTGCTCTTTGAACAAGTAGCGGTAAGGCTTAAGGATAGAAACATTCAAATCACTCTCAGCGACACTGCCAAGGATTATATAATGGACAATTCCTATGATCCTATATATGGTGCAAGACCCTTGAAGAGGTTCATACAAAAGAAAATGGAAACTTCAATAGGAAGAGCTTTGATTGCTGGGGAAATAACAGATGGAGACAACATACTTGTAGATGCGGTTGAAAATGATTTGAAATTTAAAAAACTTAACAGCTGA
- the pyrB gene encoding aspartate carbamoyltransferase, with protein sequence MSLKGRHLIDPNDFSLEELNEVFDLAEKMIEDRETYGSICKGKILGTLFYEPSTRTRLSFESAMLRMGGTVLGFSDASTSSVSKGETIADTIRVLCTYADVVVMRHPKEGAPKLASEYSSASVINGGDGGHQHPTQTLTDLLTIRKYKGTLENQTIAFCGDLKFGRTVHSLISAMSRYKGSKFVLVSPAELKLPENLKSSLEEKYNISIHETESLEKVIDQVDVLYMTRIQRERFFNEADYMRLKDSYILTRSKLNNAKEDMLVMHPLPRVNEISYDVDADKRAVYFKQAEYGIYVRMALMALLLGVDLNVNRK encoded by the coding sequence ATGAGTTTAAAAGGAAGACATTTAATTGACCCCAATGATTTTAGCCTGGAGGAACTCAATGAGGTATTCGACCTGGCGGAAAAAATGATAGAGGACAGGGAAACATATGGCAGCATATGTAAGGGAAAGATACTCGGAACTCTGTTCTATGAGCCAAGTACAAGGACTAGACTGAGCTTTGAATCTGCAATGCTCAGAATGGGAGGTACAGTGTTAGGATTTTCAGATGCCAGCACAAGCTCCGTTTCAAAGGGAGAGACCATTGCAGATACTATACGAGTGCTGTGTACCTATGCTGACGTGGTAGTAATGAGACATCCCAAGGAGGGTGCACCAAAACTCGCTTCGGAGTATTCTTCCGCGTCTGTAATAAACGGAGGAGATGGAGGTCATCAGCACCCTACTCAGACTCTGACAGACTTGCTTACTATAAGAAAATATAAGGGAACCCTTGAAAACCAGACAATAGCCTTTTGCGGTGATCTTAAGTTCGGAAGAACGGTACACTCACTTATAAGTGCAATGTCACGCTATAAAGGTTCCAAATTCGTGCTTGTCTCACCTGCGGAGCTTAAACTGCCGGAAAACCTGAAATCAAGTCTTGAGGAAAAATACAACATAAGCATACATGAAACTGAGAGTCTTGAGAAAGTAATAGACCAGGTAGATGTTTTATATATGACAAGAATTCAAAGGGAAAGATTCTTCAACGAAGCAGATTACATGAGGCTGAAAGACAGCTATATACTTACTAGGAGCAAGCTTAATAACGCCAAGGAAGATATGCTGGTAATGCATCCTCTTCCAAGGGTTAATGAAATAAGTTATGACGTTGACGCTGATAAGAGAGCTGTTTATTTCAAGCAGGCTGAGTACGGAATATATGTAAGAATGGCGCTTATGGCGCTTTTGTTGGGGGTGGATTTGAATGTTAACCGTAAATAG
- a CDS encoding aspartate carbamoyltransferase regulatory subunit, whose amino-acid sequence MLTVNSINCGIVIDHITAGNGIKIFEKLKLGEVNFPVVLLINVSSSKLGRKDIIKIENKIDVDLTMLGLIDPGISVNIIENNKIVNKMNTNIPKEVQGLFKCKNPRCVSNFDEYASPKFQLAHSNGKIHYKCSYCEELTTYSI is encoded by the coding sequence ATGTTAACCGTAAATAGTATTAACTGCGGAATAGTCATTGACCATATAACTGCAGGAAACGGCATAAAGATATTTGAAAAGCTTAAGCTCGGAGAGGTTAATTTTCCGGTTGTGCTGCTTATAAATGTTTCAAGCAGCAAGCTAGGCAGGAAGGACATAATAAAGATAGAAAACAAGATAGATGTTGATCTCACTATGCTTGGATTAATAGATCCAGGCATTAGCGTAAATATAATTGAAAACAACAAAATTGTGAACAAGATGAATACCAACATACCTAAAGAAGTGCAGGGTTTGTTCAAATGTAAGAATCCCAGATGTGTCAGCAACTTTGACGAATATGCGAGCCCCAAGTTCCAGCTGGCTCATTCAAATGGGAAGATACATTACAAATGCAGCTACTGTGAAGAACTGACCACTTATAGTATATAA
- a CDS encoding 4'-phosphopantetheinyl transferase superfamily protein — MIEVYALKIDRRIESIEFNSLMHYVDKSRQNAISRFCKYEDAQRSLFSELLIRSIAADKLKINSSAIQFDKNKFGKPFIKNLPGFCFNISHSGEWVVCAIDNEEIGIDIEEICPIDLQIANEFFTKQEIIEMQSKLLEQKLLYFYDLWTLKESYIKAWGKGLSIPLDSFSLKVNAFQNIELKTNNDFRECYFKQYDIDPDYKMAVCSLKSEFPKHVTVEDMDEFIESIK, encoded by the coding sequence ATGATTGAAGTTTATGCATTAAAAATTGATAGAAGAATTGAGTCAATCGAGTTTAATTCTCTTATGCACTATGTAGACAAAAGCAGGCAAAATGCAATAAGCAGATTCTGCAAGTACGAAGACGCCCAAAGATCCTTGTTTTCCGAGCTTTTAATAAGATCCATAGCTGCAGATAAGTTGAAAATAAACAGCAGTGCAATACAATTTGACAAAAACAAATTCGGAAAGCCATTTATTAAAAATCTGCCAGGCTTTTGCTTTAACATATCTCACTCAGGAGAATGGGTAGTATGTGCAATAGATAATGAAGAAATAGGAATAGATATAGAAGAAATATGCCCTATAGATTTGCAAATAGCGAATGAATTCTTTACGAAGCAAGAAATCATAGAGATGCAATCTAAATTACTTGAACAGAAGCTTTTATACTTTTATGACTTATGGACACTTAAGGAAAGCTATATTAAGGCATGGGGAAAAGGATTGTCTATTCCGCTGGATTCGTTTTCACTCAAAGTAAACGCATTTCAAAATATTGAACTAAAGACGAATAATGATTTTAGAGAATGTTACTTTAAGCAATATGATATAGATCCTGACTATAAAATGGCGGTTTGTTCTCTAAAAAGTGAATTTCCTAAGCATGTGACAGTAGAAGACATGGATGAATTTATTGAAAGTATCAAATAA
- the lpdA gene encoding dihydrolipoyl dehydrogenase encodes MENDIVIIGGGPGGYVAAIRAAQLGAKVSVIEEKEMGGTCLNRGCIPTKALYTNAEILNTLKDIDSYGIKVDNYEINVEQVQKRKQDVVDQLVGGIEKLIKANGVNLLRGRGKILDKNTVHVALNDGGEQSITAKNIIIATGSRPSIPNIPGAGLEGVITSDDILNFTEIPKRLAVAGSGVIGIEFAYIFNAMGSEVSVISSTLLKRTDKDIVKRLPGILKKQGIKLYDEVRAKEIIKGENGLVIRASSKKEGKEDIEVQADYLLMASGREPILEDLNLDEMGIKYDVKGIKVNEHYETNIQGIYAIGDVIGGVMLAHVASHEGIHAVEHIMGVTSKVRQEVVPDCIFINPQIAYVGLTEEMAKEKGLDYKVSKFMFGANGKALAMGEPDGFVKVISSGAEDKIIGVHIMGPHASDLIHEGALAIAHDMNAEDIANTIHAHPTLGEAFSEAVSGLRNEAIHMMPAKKI; translated from the coding sequence ATGGAGAATGATATTGTTATTATTGGAGGAGGCCCAGGGGGATATGTAGCGGCTATAAGAGCTGCACAGCTGGGTGCAAAGGTTAGCGTAATAGAAGAGAAGGAAATGGGCGGAACCTGCCTTAACAGGGGCTGTATTCCCACAAAGGCATTATATACTAATGCTGAGATATTGAATACATTAAAGGACATAGACAGCTACGGTATCAAAGTGGATAACTATGAAATCAATGTGGAGCAAGTACAAAAAAGAAAGCAGGATGTGGTGGATCAGCTGGTGGGAGGCATTGAAAAGTTAATTAAGGCCAATGGCGTAAACCTACTGAGAGGACGAGGCAAAATCCTGGATAAGAATACAGTTCATGTGGCATTAAATGATGGAGGAGAGCAAAGCATCACTGCAAAAAATATAATAATTGCCACAGGGTCAAGGCCTTCAATACCGAATATACCGGGAGCTGGCTTAGAAGGAGTTATCACCAGTGATGATATATTAAACTTTACTGAGATACCAAAGCGTTTGGCAGTGGCAGGCAGTGGCGTTATAGGCATTGAGTTTGCATATATATTCAATGCCATGGGTTCAGAGGTTTCAGTCATTTCTTCCACTCTATTGAAAAGAACGGATAAAGATATCGTAAAAAGGCTGCCTGGCATATTGAAAAAGCAGGGGATTAAACTTTATGATGAGGTAAGAGCCAAGGAAATTATAAAGGGTGAGAATGGGCTGGTTATTAGGGCTTCAAGTAAAAAGGAAGGTAAAGAAGATATTGAGGTGCAAGCAGATTATCTTTTGATGGCATCGGGCAGAGAGCCTATACTGGAAGATTTAAACCTGGATGAAATGGGAATTAAATACGATGTAAAGGGTATCAAGGTAAATGAACACTATGAAACCAATATTCAAGGGATATATGCAATAGGAGATGTAATAGGTGGGGTCATGTTGGCTCATGTGGCATCCCATGAGGGAATTCATGCGGTTGAGCATATAATGGGCGTTACCTCCAAAGTGAGGCAGGAAGTGGTTCCGGATTGTATATTTATTAATCCGCAGATTGCATATGTAGGTTTAACGGAGGAAATGGCAAAGGAAAAGGGTCTGGATTATAAAGTGAGTAAATTTATGTTCGGAGCTAATGGAAAAGCCTTGGCAATGGGAGAGCCAGATGGATTTGTGAAGGTTATTTCCAGTGGGGCGGAAGATAAAATCATAGGGGTACATATAATGGGGCCCCATGCCTCAGATTTGATCCATGAGGGAGCCTTGGCCATAGCTCATGACATGAATGCTGAGGATATAGCCAATACCATTCATGCTCATCCTACCTTGGGTGAAGCCTTTAGTGAAGCGGTTTCAGGATTAAGGAACGAAGCCATTCATATGATGCCGGCTAAGAAAATATAG
- a CDS encoding GNAT family N-acetyltransferase has translation MSVVTNSYSSVNPYHLKKLLRVRKAEVCDLNAIFDVAASVGTSEKVAEQGFLVDDYLSKPAYYKKKIKHWIQNLEHFYVAEYDKVYGFMIAYTKEEWLRDNPNWLHDIYWNPDFDATWTENFMIVDKTAVYADLTGMGIGSLIYKRFLEDLRTDRIEHIFAETIISPQPNFASLQFRKKQNYSLAGVRYEKYNNSIYTDLVYHKAAE, from the coding sequence ATGTCTGTAGTAACGAATTCTTATAGCAGTGTGAACCCATATCATCTTAAAAAGCTTCTCAGAGTGAGAAAGGCTGAGGTATGTGATTTAAATGCCATATTTGATGTTGCCGCCTCAGTAGGAACCTCAGAAAAAGTAGCAGAGCAAGGTTTTTTGGTGGATGATTATTTATCAAAGCCTGCCTACTATAAAAAGAAAATAAAGCATTGGATTCAAAACCTTGAGCATTTTTATGTAGCAGAGTATGACAAAGTATATGGATTCATGATAGCCTATACCAAAGAAGAGTGGCTCAGGGACAATCCTAATTGGCTCCATGACATATATTGGAATCCTGACTTTGACGCCACGTGGACAGAAAACTTCATGATAGTTGATAAGACTGCCGTATATGCTGACCTGACGGGCATGGGCATTGGAAGTCTTATCTATAAAAGATTTTTGGAGGATTTGAGAACTGACCGGATAGAGCATATATTCGCAGAGACCATAATCAGCCCTCAGCCCAACTTTGCATCACTGCAGTTTAGAAAAAAGCAAAACTACAGCTTGGCTGGAGTACGTTATGAAAAATACAACAACAGCATTTATACCGATCTGGTATATCATAAGGCTGCAGAATAG
- a CDS encoding M42 family metallopeptidase, which yields MIDTGYITDILQRLCSTASPTGYTENAFKLLGEEFDKLGMPFYYTNKGSLFSYIEGKDKQVKKALAAHSDTLGAMVKEIKEKGRLSFAKVGGYAGNSVECENCLIHTVSGKTYSGTIYTTKPSVHVHEDISTFERTLENMEIVIDEKVFSLKDVQSLGIEIGDYISFDSRFRVTESGFVKSRHLDDKAGVAIILGVCKYIKENNIIPENSIQVFITDYEEVGHGACSGIVEEAEELLCIDMGAPGTGQNTNEYSVSICAKDNSGPYDYKMRNRLVELAKKNGIDYRVDLYPRYSSDASAALRAGMCLRTGVIGPGVFASHSYERTHLDSIRCTAELLLAYITE from the coding sequence ATGATTGATACAGGATATATAACAGATATTTTGCAAAGATTATGCAGCACTGCTAGTCCCACAGGTTATACTGAAAATGCCTTCAAGCTTTTAGGAGAAGAATTTGATAAGCTCGGAATGCCCTTCTATTATACAAATAAGGGTTCCTTATTCTCATATATCGAAGGAAAGGACAAGCAGGTAAAAAAGGCTCTGGCAGCTCATTCAGATACACTGGGTGCAATGGTAAAGGAGATTAAGGAGAAGGGTCGCCTATCCTTTGCTAAGGTCGGAGGCTATGCCGGCAATTCGGTAGAGTGTGAGAATTGTCTGATTCACACCGTCTCAGGCAAAACTTATTCCGGCACTATCTATACCACTAAGCCATCTGTACACGTGCACGAAGATATAAGTACCTTTGAGCGGACTCTTGAGAATATGGAAATAGTAATTGATGAAAAGGTGTTTTCCTTAAAGGACGTTCAAAGCTTAGGAATTGAGATAGGTGACTACATATCCTTTGATTCAAGGTTCAGGGTGACAGAGTCCGGTTTTGTAAAATCAAGGCATCTGGATGACAAGGCAGGCGTGGCTATAATACTTGGAGTATGCAAATATATTAAGGAAAACAATATAATTCCGGAAAACTCGATACAAGTATTCATTACTGATTATGAAGAAGTAGGACATGGTGCTTGCTCCGGCATAGTCGAAGAAGCGGAGGAACTTCTCTGCATTGATATGGGAGCCCCCGGCACAGGACAGAATACCAACGAGTACTCGGTCTCCATCTGCGCCAAAGACAACAGCGGCCCCTATGATTACAAAATGAGAAACAGGCTTGTTGAGCTTGCAAAGAAAAACGGAATAGACTACAGGGTGGACCTATACCCCCGATACAGCTCAGACGCATCAGCTGCTCTTAGAGCCGGGATGTGCTTAAGAACAGGCGTCATAGGTCCTGGAGTATTTGCCTCCCACTCATATGAGCGGACTCATCTGGACTCTATCAGATGCACAGCCGAGCTTCTTCTGGCATATATAACCGAATAG
- a CDS encoding MaoC family dehydratase, whose product MGKTYSQINVGDTASFEKTISESDVYMFAGVTGDLNPAHINHEAMKNTKFGGRIVHGMLTAGLVSAVLGMQLPGPGTIYLSQQLNFKAPVKIGETLKAVAEVVEKLEKGRVRIKTTCYNQDGVEVLGGEALVIAPKE is encoded by the coding sequence ATGGGTAAGACGTATTCACAGATAAATGTCGGTGATACAGCAAGCTTTGAAAAGACGATAAGTGAATCCGATGTATATATGTTTGCAGGCGTAACAGGTGATCTCAATCCAGCACATATAAATCACGAAGCCATGAAGAACACTAAATTCGGGGGAAGGATAGTACATGGAATGCTAACGGCAGGCTTGGTGTCTGCAGTACTTGGAATGCAGCTGCCAGGACCCGGAACCATATATCTTTCACAGCAGCTCAATTTTAAGGCTCCTGTCAAAATTGGAGAGACTTTAAAGGCTGTTGCGGAAGTTGTTGAAAAGCTTGAAAAAGGCAGAGTAAGGATAAAAACTACCTGCTATAATCAGGATGGAGTTGAAGTACTGGGCGGGGAAGCGCTGGTCATAGCACCAAAAGAATAG
- a CDS encoding alpha/beta-type small acid-soluble spore protein — MARNNQKVVPQAAQALDRMKFEIASEVGVNLKEGYNGDISARDAGRVGGNMVKRLIEQAERSMSGR; from the coding sequence ATGGCAAGAAATAATCAGAAAGTAGTACCTCAGGCAGCACAGGCACTCGATAGGATGAAATTCGAAATAGCATCCGAAGTAGGCGTAAACTTAAAAGAAGGTTACAATGGTGACATTTCAGCAAGAGACGCTGGTAGAGTAGGCGGAAACATGGTTAAACGATTAATCGAGCAGGCTGAAAGAAGCATGTCCGGTAGATAA